In Papaver somniferum cultivar HN1 unplaced genomic scaffold, ASM357369v1 unplaced-scaffold_114, whole genome shotgun sequence, a genomic segment contains:
- the LOC113328662 gene encoding S-norcoclaurine synthase 2-like produces MKSDLVFVVFSFLIMVRKGNSMTYELINEMKVNASANDIWAVYSSPDLPKLVNKFLPGAIERIDYVKGNGGVGTILRIVFPPGSVPLSYKEKFITIDSRRLLKEVLHIEGGYLAMGVTFYIERFKIIKKSCNSCIIRSIIEYEVPDKLAANISPLISVDGFVTMATAISKYVLDNKKNGYIPCLAN; encoded by the exons ATGAAGTCTGATCTTGTTTTCGTTGTGTTCAGTTTCTTGATTATGGTAAGGAAGGGAAACTCAATGACCTATGAGCTTATTAATGAGATGAAAGTTAACGCGTCGGCTAATGATATATGGGCAGTATACAGCTCTCCTGATCTCCCTAAGCTCGTCAATAAATTCCTTCCCGGTGCTATAGAAAGGATTGATTACGTCAAAGGAAATGGTGGTGTTGGTACAATTCTTCGTATCGTATTTCCTCCTG GTTCTGTGCCACTAAGTTACAAGGAGAAATTCATTACTATCGACAGTCGTAGGCTTTTGAAGGAGGTTCTGCATATAGAAGGAGGATACTTAGCCATGGGTGTCACATTTTACATAGAACGTTTCAAGATCATAAAGAAAAGCTGTAACTCATGCATTATCAGATCCATAATTGAGTATGAAGTCCCGGATAAACTTGCTGCAAATATTTCTCCCCTCATAAGTGTTGATGGCTTTGTCACTATGGCCACAGCCATCTCCAAATATGTGTTGGACAATAAAAAGAATGGATACATTCCCTGCTTAGCTAACTAA